One window of Leifsonia sp. AK011 genomic DNA carries:
- a CDS encoding DMT family transporter — protein MSSTPAPQPSRLVLVASVGVAVISGALTALQTRVNSQLAIELGDGILSSLISFGSGLLILTVAVLLVPSGRHGLARLNRSVRARQTPWWYLIGGVFGAFFVVSQGLTATVVGVALFTIAVVATQTITGAVIDRVGLGDLPKRPVTVLRVVASLLALVAVGFAGAAELRVDVPIALLILPLLAGVGVGYQQGINGQVRYVSESALTATFLNFLTGASVLVIAVIVHTLIVGWVATFPSNPLLYTGGAIGVLFIGGAAAVVRTIGVLLLGLGTIAGQLVGALLLDLAIPIAGHHLSITTVIGTLLTLVAVSLAVLSAQHAERIR, from the coding sequence GTGAGTTCCACCCCGGCGCCGCAGCCCTCCCGACTGGTCCTGGTCGCGTCGGTGGGTGTCGCCGTGATCAGCGGAGCCCTCACCGCACTGCAGACCCGAGTGAACAGCCAACTTGCGATCGAGCTTGGCGACGGCATCCTCTCGTCCCTCATCTCTTTCGGCAGTGGCCTGCTGATTCTCACGGTCGCCGTGCTGCTCGTGCCGAGCGGACGCCACGGTCTCGCTCGCCTCAACAGATCGGTGCGAGCGAGGCAGACGCCCTGGTGGTACCTGATCGGTGGCGTCTTCGGCGCGTTCTTCGTCGTGAGCCAGGGCCTCACAGCGACGGTTGTCGGGGTCGCGCTCTTCACGATCGCCGTCGTCGCGACACAGACCATCACGGGTGCAGTCATCGACCGCGTGGGGCTCGGCGACCTACCCAAGCGTCCCGTCACTGTGCTCCGCGTCGTCGCGTCTCTGCTGGCGCTCGTCGCGGTCGGCTTCGCGGGTGCCGCCGAGTTGCGGGTGGATGTTCCAATCGCGCTGCTCATCCTTCCGCTCCTTGCGGGGGTTGGCGTGGGCTACCAGCAGGGCATCAACGGGCAGGTGCGCTATGTGTCGGAGTCCGCACTGACAGCGACGTTCCTGAACTTCCTCACGGGCGCGAGCGTGCTCGTCATCGCCGTCATCGTGCACACGCTCATCGTGGGGTGGGTCGCGACCTTCCCGAGCAACCCGCTCCTCTACACGGGTGGTGCCATCGGCGTGCTGTTCATCGGTGGAGCGGCCGCGGTCGTCCGCACGATCGGCGTGTTGCTCCTGGGTCTCGGCACGATCGCGGGCCAGCTTGTCGGCGCGCTACTCCTCGACCTCGCGATCCCGATCGCGGGCCACCACCTCTCGATCACGACGGTGATCGGCACGCTCCTGACCCTCGTCGCCGTCTCGCTCGCGGTCCTCTCAGCCCAGCACGCCGAGCGGATACGCTGA
- a CDS encoding nitroreductase, with translation MRSSLTSSAREAILRRRSHSRVTEDAPTHEQLLPLVAAAGTVADHGSLHPWRLIELRGDARSRLGAAFVEASRLEGKDARSLAEKPLRASLLIAVVARRQPSFKVPAWEQDATAAGVAHALSLLLDEAGWGVLWRTGGHTRSEPVRRMHELADNEELLGWLYVGGVIPGKDKPRKPFDPEPYLSVLS, from the coding sequence CTGCGGAGTAGTTTGACTTCCTCCGCCCGCGAGGCGATTCTGCGCCGTCGGTCGCACTCACGAGTGACCGAGGATGCGCCCACGCACGAGCAGCTGCTTCCGTTGGTGGCGGCCGCTGGCACCGTCGCGGACCATGGGTCGTTGCATCCGTGGCGCCTCATCGAGCTGCGCGGGGATGCCCGGTCGCGGCTGGGAGCCGCCTTCGTGGAGGCGAGTCGGCTGGAAGGTAAGGATGCCCGGTCGCTGGCCGAGAAGCCTCTGCGGGCGTCACTGCTCATCGCCGTCGTCGCGAGGCGCCAGCCGAGCTTCAAGGTTCCCGCGTGGGAGCAGGATGCCACGGCCGCCGGTGTCGCCCACGCGCTGAGCCTCCTGCTCGACGAGGCCGGCTGGGGTGTGCTCTGGCGCACCGGCGGGCACACCCGTTCGGAGCCGGTACGACGGATGCACGAGCTCGCCGACAACGAGGAACTACTCGGCTGGTTGTACGTCGGGGGTGTCATCCCGGGCAAGGACAAGCCGCGCAAGCCGTTCGATCCCGAGCCCTACCTGTCAGTGCTCTCCTGA
- the msrB gene encoding peptide-methionine (R)-S-oxide reductase MsrB yields the protein MTYNVNKSDEEWREQLSPEEYAILRQAATERAWTGELLDENREGVYRCKGCGQELFRSNAKFDSHCGWPSFYIPSEQDAVELVKDTSLGMERVEVRCANCGSHLGHVFDDAPTTPTGDRFCMNSVSLTFEAAE from the coding sequence ATGACCTACAACGTGAACAAGTCCGACGAAGAGTGGCGCGAGCAGCTCTCCCCCGAGGAGTACGCCATCCTTCGCCAGGCCGCGACGGAGCGCGCGTGGACGGGCGAACTGCTCGACGAGAACCGCGAGGGTGTGTACCGCTGCAAGGGCTGCGGCCAGGAGCTGTTCCGCAGCAACGCCAAGTTCGACTCGCACTGCGGCTGGCCGAGCTTCTACATTCCCTCCGAGCAGGACGCCGTCGAGCTCGTCAAGGACACGTCGCTCGGCATGGAGCGCGTCGAGGTGCGCTGCGCCAACTGCGGCTCGCACCTGGGCCACGTCTTCGATGACGCCCCCACCACCCCGACCGGTGACCGTTTCTGCATGAACTCGGTCTCGCTGACGTTCGAAGCTGCGGAGTAG
- a CDS encoding GNAT family N-acetyltransferase yields MIVRRSDEISTAELYAVLKLRTDVFFLEQHVDEEELDWRDLEPTTVHYFSLDGRDAVACLRVLVDEVPEHRDARHLVGRVVVRADYRGRGLAGALLERALEDFGEHPMLLHAQEYIAPLYAKHGFVAFGEVYEEAGIQHLSMYREGQVR; encoded by the coding sequence GTGATTGTCAGACGCAGCGACGAAATCTCGACCGCTGAACTCTACGCGGTGCTCAAACTCCGCACTGACGTGTTCTTCCTCGAGCAGCACGTCGACGAGGAGGAGCTTGACTGGCGCGACCTCGAACCGACTACCGTGCACTACTTCAGCCTCGACGGTCGCGATGCCGTCGCGTGCCTGCGGGTGCTCGTCGACGAGGTGCCCGAACATCGGGATGCCCGCCATCTCGTGGGTCGCGTCGTGGTGCGTGCCGACTACCGGGGCAGGGGACTTGCGGGCGCACTGCTGGAGCGGGCGCTCGAGGATTTCGGCGAGCATCCGATGCTCCTTCACGCCCAGGAGTACATCGCACCGCTCTACGCCAAGCACGGGTTCGTCGCGTTCGGCGAGGTGTACGAGGAGGCGGGCATCCAGCACCTCTCGATGTACCGCGAGGGCCAAGTAAGGTAA